In Thalassoglobus sp. JC818, a single window of DNA contains:
- a CDS encoding DUF3500 domain-containing protein, translating to MVIVRQFSVLTVVGVILLLSIVSLAQQRGRGRGDDSLGQPFRGVSIGGDIEPGLFEIESTGVTTAPVVEAANAFLASLSEPQREKTTFPVDDLEWRKWDNRHSPPRQGVGFDEMSEQQRNLAFGLMKASLSARGLKLSKDIMKLNGTLAELADNYDEYGEWLYWITIMGDPSESEPWGWQVDGHHLVINYFVLGDQVVMSPVFLGSEPIRATSGKFAGTEVMQAAQDKGLDFVLSLDSDQKAKAVVSSTKPGNNNLGEAYKDNIDLPEEGLLVSELRPEQKELLLVVIEEFIGNMRSEHAAVKMSEVKEHLDRTRFVWVGGTSDEDVYYYRIQSPVVMIEFDHQRRVAPFRTSEPTRDHIHAVIRTPNGNDYGKDLLRQHLEQHHSKESTNSN from the coding sequence ATGGTCATCGTTCGTCAATTTTCAGTGCTCACAGTGGTCGGTGTGATCCTGTTGTTGAGCATCGTCAGTCTGGCACAACAGCGTGGTCGTGGAAGAGGTGATGATTCACTGGGGCAACCGTTTCGTGGCGTTTCGATTGGAGGAGACATCGAACCTGGGCTCTTCGAAATTGAATCGACGGGAGTAACAACCGCTCCAGTCGTCGAAGCAGCCAACGCATTTCTTGCGAGCCTAAGCGAACCTCAACGTGAGAAAACCACATTTCCAGTCGACGATCTCGAATGGAGAAAGTGGGACAATCGCCACTCTCCACCACGTCAGGGCGTTGGCTTCGACGAAATGTCTGAGCAGCAGCGGAATCTGGCGTTCGGTCTGATGAAGGCAAGTCTCAGCGCACGCGGATTGAAGTTGTCGAAAGACATCATGAAGCTGAACGGGACACTCGCGGAACTTGCAGACAATTACGATGAATATGGGGAGTGGTTGTACTGGATCACAATCATGGGCGATCCATCGGAAAGCGAACCGTGGGGATGGCAGGTTGACGGGCATCATCTGGTGATCAATTACTTTGTGCTTGGCGATCAGGTCGTGATGTCTCCAGTCTTTCTGGGAAGCGAACCGATTCGAGCAACGAGCGGCAAATTCGCCGGAACAGAAGTGATGCAAGCTGCGCAGGACAAAGGGCTCGATTTTGTCTTGTCTCTTGATAGCGATCAAAAGGCGAAAGCGGTTGTCTCGTCAACGAAACCGGGCAACAACAACCTTGGCGAAGCTTACAAGGACAACATCGATCTTCCGGAAGAAGGGCTTTTGGTCTCCGAGCTACGACCGGAGCAGAAGGAGCTTCTTCTAGTTGTCATTGAAGAGTTCATCGGCAACATGCGGTCAGAACATGCAGCCGTAAAAATGAGTGAAGTGAAAGAGCATCTCGATCGCACACGGTTTGTCTGGGTAGGAGGAACCAGCGACGAAGATGTCTATTATTACCGCATTCAAAGCCCGGTCGTCATGATTGAATTTGATCATCAACGACGCGTTGCACCGTTTCGAACATCTGAGCCGACGCGAGATCACATTCATGCGGTCATTCGAACGCCCAACGGCAACGACTACGGAAAAGACCTGCTGAGGCAACACCTTGAACAGCATCATTCGAAAGAGAGCACCAACAGCAACTAA
- a CDS encoding zinc ribbon domain-containing protein, with amino-acid sequence MPTYDYQCSSCDHTWEAFESIKAKPKRKCPECGRNTAKRMIGPGAGIIFKGSGFYQTDYRSDSYKKDAAADKKSKEPAKSESKSDSKPSSSSSD; translated from the coding sequence ATGCCGACATACGATTACCAATGCAGTAGCTGCGATCATACTTGGGAAGCGTTTGAATCGATCAAAGCGAAGCCAAAACGCAAGTGCCCTGAATGTGGACGAAACACCGCGAAGCGAATGATCGGTCCCGGTGCAGGAATTATCTTCAAAGGGTCCGGATTCTATCAGACGGACTATCGATCTGACTCTTACAAGAAAGACGCGGCTGCAGATAAGAAATCAAAAGAGCCTGCCAAGTCGGAGTCGAAGTCAGACTCGAAACCCTCTTCATCTTCCAGCGACTAG